In the Pirellulales bacterium genome, one interval contains:
- a CDS encoding class I SAM-dependent methyltransferase gives MRKFEVVQQLSARFGYRRYLEICTPTTGATFAEIKAEQFPTRVRCMYRCPADYDDGLQLDVRTEAESSEPLYARLMQSGRRFDAVFVDPFHTHACTLRDLVYGLQVLNPTGVMVVHDCSPPCAEWSTPEFIAGNWCGITYAAFLDVVLGDPALTYFTVDCDFGCGVVLKSDGLLPLVGTRPDRELVREWFALELADKYPFFDRHRADLLQLRSVDEFHQLVDGTELTDSCREELRAAPAC, from the coding sequence ATGCGCAAGTTCGAAGTCGTTCAGCAGTTGTCTGCACGGTTTGGGTATCGCCGCTATTTGGAGATCTGCACTCCTACGACCGGGGCGACGTTTGCCGAGATCAAGGCCGAGCAGTTTCCGACCCGTGTGCGCTGCATGTATCGCTGCCCGGCCGATTACGACGACGGCCTGCAGCTCGACGTACGCACCGAGGCCGAATCGAGCGAACCGCTCTATGCCCGGCTGATGCAATCGGGCCGCCGCTTCGACGCCGTATTCGTCGATCCGTTCCACACGCACGCCTGTACGTTGCGCGACCTGGTCTACGGGCTGCAAGTGCTCAACCCGACGGGCGTCATGGTCGTCCACGATTGCAGCCCGCCGTGCGCGGAGTGGTCGACTCCGGAGTTCATCGCGGGCAATTGGTGCGGGATTACGTATGCCGCGTTTCTCGATGTCGTGCTCGGCGACCCTGCCCTGACGTACTTCACCGTCGACTGCGATTTCGGCTGCGGGGTGGTGCTGAAGTCGGACGGCCTGTTGCCGCTCGTCGGCACACGGCCCGATAGGGAGCTGGTGCGGGAATGGTTCGCGCTCGAGCTCGCGGACAAGTACCCGTTCTTCGATCGGCACCGTGCCGACTTGCTGCAATTGCGCTCGGTGGACGAGTTCCACCAGCTGGTCGATGGAACGGAGCTCACCGACTCGTGCCGTGAAGAACTTCGAGCGGCACCAGCGTGTTGA
- the larE gene encoding ATP-dependent sacrificial sulfur transferase LarE, protein MSTTVELPPDLDAKRARLHNLLAGYGRVIVAFSGGIDSTVVAKAAQLALGDNACAVTGASASLASGELDEARALARLIGIRHEVISTDEFTSADYRRNNPDRCYHCKTELYTQLEGVAPRFGGGVIVNGANTDDKGDYRPGMQAAGEHAVRSPLVECDISKAELRQLAAYWELPTWDKPASPCLSSRVAYGEEVTPERVAMIDRAEQALRSLGLRELRVRYHKGDLARIEVPVDAVARLAEATTREQVIAALRAAGFRFVTLDLEGFRSGSLNTLVPLEVLHGTSR, encoded by the coding sequence ATGAGCACCACGGTCGAGCTGCCGCCGGATCTGGACGCCAAGCGTGCCCGGTTGCATAACCTGCTGGCCGGCTATGGCCGCGTGATCGTCGCGTTTTCCGGCGGCATCGACAGTACGGTCGTCGCCAAGGCGGCGCAGTTGGCTCTGGGCGACAATGCCTGCGCCGTGACCGGCGCCAGCGCCAGCCTGGCCAGCGGCGAATTGGACGAGGCCCGCGCGTTGGCCCGGCTGATCGGTATCCGTCACGAAGTCATCTCGACCGACGAGTTCACCAGCGCCGATTACCGGCGCAACAACCCCGACCGCTGTTATCACTGCAAGACCGAGCTGTACACGCAGCTCGAAGGGGTCGCCCCGCGGTTCGGCGGCGGCGTGATCGTCAACGGGGCCAACACCGACGACAAAGGCGACTATCGACCCGGCATGCAAGCGGCCGGCGAACATGCCGTGCGCAGCCCGCTCGTCGAATGCGACATCTCCAAGGCCGAATTGCGGCAACTAGCCGCGTATTGGGAGCTGCCGACCTGGGACAAGCCCGCTTCGCCGTGCCTGAGCAGCCGCGTGGCCTATGGCGAAGAGGTCACGCCCGAACGTGTGGCGATGATCGATCGGGCCGAGCAGGCGCTACGGTCGCTCGGCCTGCGCGAATTGCGCGTGCGCTATCACAAGGGCGACCTGGCACGCATCGAGGTCCCGGTCGATGCCGTCGCGCGATTGGCCGAGGCCACGACGCGCGAGCAGGTGATCGCCGCGCTCCGCGCGGCCGGGTTCCGCTTCGTCACGCTCGACCTGGAAGGCTTTCGTTCGGGCAGCCTCAACACGCTGGTGCCGCTCGAAGTTCTTCACGGCACGAGTCGGTGA
- a CDS encoding UvrB/UvrC motif-containing protein: MSKDISRILDGWKYEPDEVSVRIVAGDDGRDKIQLRLDLGVLQMEMDGRPDGLRPHGYDSWLDYFEAQQQAHDEAHPDEAPFRLESDDCANLLREGIQYYHRYLSFWHLDRYDLCARDTARNLRLLRFVRERAKHERDMLQFDQWRPYITMMHARSLAVPALEAGDVGRAIEAVDAGIAAIRRFLDDYGQSERWEQCGELVQLLRWREELSAQRAQRTPQLESPGADAAALRRRLNEAVADERFEEAAKLRDELRRLTGGADPRHETGM; this comes from the coding sequence GTGTCCAAAGACATTTCGCGAATACTCGACGGCTGGAAGTACGAACCCGACGAAGTCTCGGTGCGGATCGTGGCCGGTGACGACGGGCGCGACAAGATCCAGCTCCGGCTCGATCTGGGTGTGCTGCAGATGGAGATGGATGGGCGTCCGGACGGGTTGCGCCCGCACGGTTACGACTCGTGGCTCGACTACTTTGAAGCCCAGCAGCAGGCCCACGACGAGGCTCATCCCGACGAGGCGCCTTTCCGGCTCGAGTCGGACGATTGTGCCAACCTGTTGCGCGAGGGCATCCAGTACTACCACCGCTACCTCAGCTTCTGGCACCTCGACCGCTATGACCTGTGTGCCAGGGATACGGCGCGAAATCTGCGACTGCTGCGGTTCGTCCGCGAGCGTGCCAAGCACGAGCGGGACATGCTGCAGTTCGACCAATGGCGCCCGTACATCACCATGATGCACGCCCGGAGCCTGGCCGTACCGGCGCTCGAGGCGGGGGACGTCGGCCGGGCGATCGAAGCCGTCGACGCGGGCATTGCCGCGATCCGACGGTTTCTGGACGATTACGGCCAGAGCGAGCGCTGGGAACAATGTGGCGAACTGGTGCAATTGCTGCGTTGGCGCGAGGAGCTGAGCGCGCAGCGGGCCCAGCGCACGCCGCAACTCGAATCTCCGGGCGCCGACGCGGCCGCCCTGCGGCGCCGTCTGAACGAAGCCGTGGCCGACGAGCGGTTCGAGGAAGCGGCCAAGCTGCGCGACGAGCTGCGGCGACTGACGGGCGGCGCCGATCCGCGCCATGAGACCGGCATGTAA
- a CDS encoding DUF4912 domain-containing protein, which translates to MMTAEKLKAQNARDLAQLAKRKGVSGWHGMTKDQLVKALLQMARSSARRAPTSRAATKSTPAKAHGAKVVTTKKLSGKPVIAAKNGKAMEQAKSSAAGKSQVAKPAVVAKAEVAKPRPVKPVKVAPPPDPRVLQRINRFKNAQERGKNLAHNTPPNRPGGYTRDRLVVMVRDPYWLHAYWELTRQSVERAQAAMAGEWHTCRPVLRLLRVHGTSTTSSSETVVRNIEIHGGVNNWYVDVHDPPKNFRLEIGYLAAGGRFYCLARSNMVSTPRAGASDAIDENWTDVAQNAEKIYAMSANPAGGCSTELQELFEERLRRPMGSPMMTRFGTGADGALGRERKFNFELDAELIVFGATEPGAHVTLQGDPVKLRPDGTFTVRYSLPNCRQVIPAVASSIDGAEQRTVVLAVERNTKVMEPLVRDADE; encoded by the coding sequence TTGATGACCGCCGAGAAGCTCAAAGCCCAGAACGCCCGGGACCTCGCTCAGCTCGCCAAGCGCAAAGGCGTCAGCGGCTGGCACGGGATGACCAAGGACCAACTTGTCAAGGCGCTGCTGCAAATGGCACGCAGCTCTGCACGCCGTGCACCCACGAGCCGCGCTGCAACCAAATCGACACCCGCCAAAGCGCACGGGGCAAAGGTCGTTACGACCAAGAAGCTGTCTGGCAAGCCGGTGATCGCGGCCAAGAACGGCAAGGCGATGGAACAGGCCAAGAGCTCCGCGGCGGGCAAGTCGCAGGTGGCGAAGCCGGCGGTCGTGGCCAAGGCCGAGGTGGCTAAGCCCAGGCCGGTCAAACCGGTGAAAGTGGCGCCGCCTCCCGACCCGCGCGTCCTGCAGCGCATCAATCGATTCAAGAACGCGCAAGAGCGCGGCAAGAACCTGGCTCACAATACGCCGCCTAATCGTCCTGGCGGTTATACGCGCGATCGCCTGGTGGTCATGGTGCGCGATCCCTACTGGCTGCACGCCTACTGGGAACTGACTCGGCAATCGGTCGAGCGGGCCCAGGCGGCGATGGCCGGCGAATGGCACACGTGCCGCCCGGTCTTGCGACTGCTGCGGGTGCACGGGACCAGCACAACCAGTTCGAGCGAGACGGTCGTACGCAACATCGAAATTCACGGCGGCGTGAACAACTGGTATGTCGACGTCCACGATCCGCCGAAAAACTTCCGCCTGGAAATCGGCTACCTCGCGGCGGGCGGGCGGTTCTACTGCCTGGCCCGGAGCAATATGGTGAGCACGCCGCGCGCCGGCGCCAGCGATGCGATTGACGAGAACTGGACCGATGTCGCGCAGAACGCCGAGAAGATCTACGCGATGAGCGCCAACCCGGCGGGTGGCTGCAGCACCGAGCTGCAGGAGTTGTTCGAGGAGCGGCTCCGCCGCCCGATGGGCTCGCCGATGATGACGCGCTTTGGCACCGGCGCCGACGGCGCCCTGGGCCGCGAGCGCAAATTCAATTTCGAGCTCGATGCCGAGCTGATCGTGTTCGGCGCAACGGAGCCGGGGGCCCACGTCACCTTGCAGGGCGACCCCGTGAAGCTGCGTCCCGACGGAACCTTTACGGTGCGCTACAGCCTGCCGAATTGTCGACAGGTGATTCCGGCCGTGGCCAGTAGCATCGACGGTGCGGAACAGCGGACCGTGGTGCTGGCGGTCGAACGGAACACGAAGGTGATGGAACCCCTCGTCCGCGACGCCGACGAGTAA
- a CDS encoding AtpZ/AtpI family protein yields MDQTPDDESAVARGIAWYSVALTISSEMVVPGVIGIGLDRYFGTQNWCALVGFLLGIVVSMWHLLRLSIEGTKGMPGRHDDDLPTKRPTKPPPQGGETFDR; encoded by the coding sequence ATGGATCAGACTCCTGACGACGAGTCGGCTGTAGCCAGGGGAATTGCTTGGTATTCCGTCGCCCTGACCATTTCCTCAGAAATGGTCGTGCCCGGGGTGATTGGGATTGGGCTCGATCGCTATTTCGGCACCCAAAACTGGTGTGCCTTAGTCGGGTTTCTATTGGGGATCGTGGTGTCGATGTGGCATCTGCTTCGGCTCTCAATCGAGGGCACGAAAGGCATGCCGGGACGGCACGACGACGACCTGCCAACCAAGAGACCGACGAAACCGCCGCCTCAGGGCGGAGAAACTTTCGACCGCTGA
- the atpB gene encoding F0F1 ATP synthase subunit A yields MSDTDHLLDHVQDSTHFEFPGWTCQIPQPFEAQGFTITKFMVLEVVAAVFVAVAFIWLGQRIGKGDQPRGRLVNLLEAILLFVRDEVIRPSMGKHDADKFTPLLWTVFFFILFCNLLGMLPWMGTPTSDINVTGVMALITFATVLLTGVIKMGPVGFVKAQVPHMDLPGGLGLVLKPMLLVIELFGLLVKHCVLAIRLFANMFAGHLMLAVILGFIVQTAGTWSALPVWPASLLGATAMSLLELFVAFLQAYIFTFLSAMFIGMASHAH; encoded by the coding sequence ATGAGCGATACTGATCATCTGCTGGATCACGTCCAGGACTCGACCCACTTCGAGTTCCCGGGGTGGACCTGCCAAATTCCGCAACCCTTCGAGGCGCAGGGATTCACGATCACCAAGTTCATGGTGCTCGAGGTCGTAGCGGCGGTGTTCGTGGCCGTGGCCTTTATCTGGCTGGGCCAACGCATCGGCAAGGGCGATCAGCCGCGCGGGCGACTGGTCAACCTGCTCGAGGCGATCCTGCTGTTCGTGCGCGACGAGGTGATCCGACCGTCGATGGGCAAGCACGACGCCGACAAGTTCACGCCACTGCTGTGGACCGTGTTCTTTTTCATCCTGTTCTGCAATTTGCTCGGCATGTTGCCGTGGATGGGAACGCCGACTAGCGACATCAACGTGACCGGCGTCATGGCGCTGATCACGTTTGCCACGGTGCTGCTGACGGGCGTGATCAAGATGGGCCCGGTCGGCTTCGTCAAGGCGCAGGTGCCCCACATGGATCTGCCCGGGGGCCTGGGGCTCGTGCTGAAGCCGATGCTCCTGGTGATCGAGCTGTTCGGCTTGCTGGTCAAGCACTGCGTGTTGGCGATTCGGTTGTTTGCCAACATGTTTGCCGGCCACCTGATGCTGGCCGTAATCCTGGGCTTCATCGTGCAAACCGCCGGCACCTGGTCGGCGTTGCCCGTTTGGCCGGCGAGCCTGCTGGGGGCGACGGCCATGAGCCTGTTGGAATTGTTCGTGGCCTTTTTGCAGGCCTATATCTTCACGTTTTTGTCCGCAATGTTTATCGGCATGGCTTCGCACGCCCACTGA
- the atpE gene encoding ATP synthase F0 subunit C yields the protein MQPVFRVLKTLAIVLAVLFTVAPALAQETPAPAPAEAAASSAPNAVLPVKAAAGLSIGLVMIGLGLGIGRIGGSAVEAAARQPEAWGNIQTGMIIAAALIEGAGLFGLIICGFLLN from the coding sequence ATGCAACCCGTGTTTCGAGTTCTGAAGACGCTTGCGATCGTATTGGCCGTGTTGTTCACCGTGGCGCCGGCGCTGGCTCAGGAAACCCCCGCGCCTGCTCCGGCCGAGGCGGCTGCCTCTTCGGCGCCGAATGCCGTGTTGCCCGTCAAGGCCGCGGCCGGCTTGAGCATCGGCCTGGTGATGATTGGCCTGGGCCTGGGGATCGGTCGCATCGGCGGTTCGGCCGTCGAGGCCGCCGCCCGCCAGCCGGAAGCCTGGGGCAACATCCAGACGGGCATGATCATCGCGGCCGCGCTGATCGAAGGGGCCGGCTTGTTCGGCCTGATCATCTGCGGCTTCTTGCTCAACTAG
- the atpF gene encoding F0F1 ATP synthase subunit B, translating into MLNKLLLGPALIFALALANVPATAADAAHDTAGHPATDAGHAAEAGHGADAHGDDGGVLSPNTQLAIWTAVVFAMLLATLKKFAWGPISAGLDRREERITSAIATAEQANQDAQKLLGQYEAKLATAADEVRKMIEEARRDAEHTQKDILAKANVEAQHLRDRAVRDIETATAQALKELAERSANVAVELAGKIVRSQLGPADHARLIDEAVAKFGSPSKN; encoded by the coding sequence ATGCTGAACAAACTGCTGCTCGGGCCGGCGCTGATCTTTGCGCTGGCACTGGCGAATGTTCCGGCAACTGCGGCCGATGCGGCGCACGACACGGCTGGGCATCCTGCTACGGACGCTGGGCATGCCGCAGAAGCCGGCCACGGCGCAGACGCGCATGGCGACGATGGGGGCGTGCTGTCGCCCAACACGCAGCTCGCCATTTGGACGGCGGTCGTCTTCGCCATGCTGCTGGCTACGCTGAAGAAATTCGCCTGGGGACCGATCTCCGCCGGACTCGACCGCCGCGAGGAACGGATCACCTCGGCGATCGCCACCGCGGAGCAGGCCAACCAGGATGCCCAGAAGCTGCTGGGCCAGTACGAGGCCAAGCTGGCCACGGCCGCCGACGAGGTCCGCAAGATGATCGAAGAAGCCCGCCGCGACGCGGAGCACACGCAGAAGGACATCCTGGCCAAGGCCAACGTCGAGGCGCAGCACCTGCGCGACCGCGCTGTGCGGGATATCGAGACCGCGACGGCACAGGCGCTCAAGGAGCTGGCCGAGCGGAGTGCCAATGTGGCCGTCGAGCTGGCCGGCAAGATCGTCCGCAGCCAACTCGGGCCGGCCGACCATGCCCGACTGATCGACGAGGCGGTTGCCAAGTTCGGCAGCCCCTCGAAAAACTGA
- the atpH gene encoding ATP synthase F1 subunit delta gives MSNAANHAANEIDPRSKQVGLVYARGLLNAAQAAGQLDAIVVEFASFVQEVLDRQPRFEHLLGSALVSPENKVAVLDRVLTGRASDIFGKFLKVVARHGRLSELRAMLVAAREVRNEMRGVVPVEVRTAAPLADGLLARAAAAMSNLVKGQAEIHHQVDPELIGGLVVRVGDTVYDGSLAAQLERVRRQMINRSVHEIQSRRDRFRHPEGN, from the coding sequence ATGAGCAACGCCGCAAACCACGCCGCCAACGAGATCGACCCGCGCAGCAAGCAGGTAGGGTTGGTCTACGCGCGCGGCCTGCTGAACGCGGCCCAAGCCGCCGGGCAGCTCGACGCGATCGTCGTGGAGTTTGCATCGTTCGTGCAGGAAGTGCTCGACCGGCAACCGCGCTTCGAGCATTTGCTGGGCTCGGCGCTGGTCAGCCCCGAAAACAAGGTGGCCGTGCTCGATCGGGTATTGACCGGTCGTGCTTCGGACATCTTCGGCAAATTCTTGAAGGTCGTGGCCCGTCACGGCCGGCTGAGCGAGTTGCGGGCCATGCTCGTGGCCGCCCGCGAAGTCCGCAACGAAATGCGCGGCGTGGTTCCCGTCGAGGTGCGGACCGCGGCACCGCTGGCCGATGGGTTGTTGGCCCGTGCGGCCGCCGCGATGTCGAACCTTGTCAAAGGCCAGGCAGAAATTCACCACCAGGTTGACCCTGAGCTGATCGGCGGGCTCGTGGTGCGGGTCGGCGACACCGTCTACGACGGTTCGCTGGCCGCGCAGCTCGAACGTGTTCGCCGACAGATGATCAACAGGAGCGTCCATGAGATTCAGAGCCGACGAGATCGCTTCCGTCATCCAGAAGGAAATTGA
- the atpA gene encoding F0F1 ATP synthase subunit alpha, with product MRFRADEIASVIQKEIEQFDAQIDVRDVGRVLEAGDGIARVYGLSGVMSGEMVDFTESGVQGLAFNLEENSVGIIILGDFLKVREGEEVRSTGRLLSVPVGEAMIGRVVDGLGNPLDGRGPIVTSERRPVESMAPGVAGRQPVREPLQTGIKAIDAMTPIGRGQRELIIGDRKTGKTAIGIDAIINQKHSGVKCFYVAVGQKESTVAGIIEALRQHGAMDYTTVIVAGASDPAPMQYIAPYSGTAMAEFFTYRGEHALIVYDDLSKQAAAYRELSLLMRRPPGREAFPGDVFYCHSRLLERSAKLSQELGGGSLTSLPIVETLEGEVSAYIPTNVISITDGQIYLQPDLFFRGQRPAMNVGISVSRVGGAAQIPAMKKVAGGLRLDLAAFRELEAFAQLGTELDAATQSRLDRGYRMVELLKQGQYQPMDVIDEVMSIYAGTRGYLDKVPIKQVRNWETEFLAFMREQKPEVRQVIADSQQLSDDSAAKLEQAIAEFKKQYEARQGAAKKA from the coding sequence ATGAGATTCAGAGCCGACGAGATCGCTTCCGTCATCCAGAAGGAAATTGAGCAGTTCGACGCGCAGATCGACGTCCGCGACGTCGGCCGTGTGCTCGAAGCTGGCGACGGCATTGCCCGCGTGTACGGCCTGTCCGGCGTGATGTCGGGCGAAATGGTCGACTTCACTGAAAGCGGCGTGCAGGGCCTGGCCTTCAACCTCGAAGAGAACTCGGTGGGGATCATCATCCTCGGCGACTTCCTCAAGGTGCGCGAGGGCGAAGAAGTCCGCAGCACCGGCCGACTGCTGAGCGTGCCGGTGGGCGAGGCCATGATCGGCCGCGTGGTCGACGGGCTGGGGAACCCGCTCGACGGCCGTGGCCCGATCGTCACCAGCGAACGCCGTCCGGTCGAATCGATGGCGCCGGGCGTGGCCGGCCGTCAGCCGGTGCGTGAACCGCTGCAAACCGGCATCAAGGCCATCGACGCCATGACGCCGATCGGCCGCGGGCAGCGCGAATTGATCATCGGCGACCGCAAGACCGGCAAGACCGCGATCGGCATCGACGCGATCATCAACCAGAAGCACTCCGGCGTGAAGTGCTTCTACGTGGCCGTCGGCCAGAAGGAAAGCACCGTCGCCGGCATCATCGAGGCCCTCCGCCAGCACGGCGCGATGGACTACACCACCGTGATCGTCGCCGGCGCCAGCGACCCGGCCCCGATGCAGTACATCGCCCCCTACTCGGGCACGGCGATGGCCGAGTTCTTCACCTACCGCGGCGAGCATGCCCTGATCGTCTATGACGACTTGTCGAAGCAGGCCGCGGCCTATCGCGAATTGTCGCTGCTGATGCGGCGGCCCCCGGGTCGCGAAGCCTTCCCGGGCGACGTGTTCTACTGCCACAGCCGGCTGCTCGAGCGTTCGGCCAAATTGAGCCAAGAGCTGGGCGGTGGCTCGCTGACCTCGCTGCCGATCGTGGAAACGCTCGAAGGCGAAGTGTCGGCCTACATTCCCACGAACGTGATCTCGATCACCGACGGCCAAATCTACCTGCAGCCCGACTTGTTCTTCCGCGGCCAGCGGCCGGCGATGAACGTCGGGATCTCGGTGTCGCGCGTCGGTGGTGCGGCTCAGATTCCGGCGATGAAAAAGGTGGCTGGCGGTTTGCGGCTCGACCTGGCCGCGTTCCGCGAACTTGAAGCGTTCGCCCAGCTCGGTACCGAGCTCGACGCCGCCACGCAGTCGCGGCTCGATCGCGGTTACCGCATGGTCGAACTGCTCAAGCAGGGCCAGTACCAGCCGATGGACGTGATCGACGAGGTGATGAGCATCTACGCCGGCACCCGCGGTTACCTCGACAAGGTGCCGATCAAACAGGTCCGCAACTGGGAGACCGAGTTCCTGGCGTTCATGCGGGAGCAGAAGCCCGAGGTGCGGCAGGTCATCGCCGACTCCCAGCAATTGTCCGACGATTCGGCGGCCAAGCTGGAGCAGGCGATCGCCGAGTTCAAGAAACAGTACGAAGCCCGCCAGGGCGCAGCGAAAAAGGCATAG
- the atpG gene encoding ATP synthase F1 subunit gamma, producing MAKARALDKRRKSIKNIRKITRTMELIATARFKKAMDRAHAATAYTRRMTALVADLARSGLDITHPLLVARAETRRAALLVITSNRGLCAGYNSNVLRLANERYARLREQGIDTALEVSGKRGISAFKFRGIPTAVSYTQFEDKPTYDEIEVLAKRYLEQYVTGQLDRLDVVYTRFENVAKQAAVVETLLPLAALDTGAAAKASSGTARQYEFLPSAASILEEVVPTSFKVKLFKCFLDAAVSEQIARMVAMKSATENADKMIKSLSMTYNRARQSQITSDLLDVLGGVEALKG from the coding sequence ATGGCCAAGGCCCGCGCGCTCGACAAACGCCGCAAGAGCATCAAGAACATCCGCAAGATCACGCGGACGATGGAATTGATCGCGACTGCGCGCTTCAAGAAGGCGATGGACCGCGCCCACGCGGCCACCGCCTACACGCGGCGGATGACGGCGCTCGTGGCCGACCTGGCGCGCAGCGGCCTGGACATCACCCACCCGCTGCTCGTGGCCCGCGCCGAAACGCGCCGCGCCGCGTTGCTGGTCATTACCAGCAACCGCGGCTTGTGCGCCGGCTACAACTCGAACGTCTTGCGGCTGGCCAACGAGCGCTACGCGAGGCTCCGCGAACAAGGCATCGACACGGCCCTCGAGGTGTCGGGCAAGCGCGGGATCTCGGCCTTTAAGTTCCGCGGCATTCCGACCGCGGTCAGCTACACGCAGTTCGAAGACAAGCCGACCTACGACGAAATCGAGGTGCTGGCCAAGCGCTACCTCGAGCAATACGTCACGGGCCAGCTCGATCGGCTGGACGTGGTGTACACGCGATTTGAAAACGTGGCGAAGCAGGCGGCCGTGGTCGAGACACTGCTGCCCTTGGCCGCGCTCGACACCGGCGCGGCCGCCAAGGCCAGTTCCGGCACCGCGCGGCAGTACGAATTCCTGCCCTCGGCCGCGAGCATCCTCGAAGAGGTCGTGCCGACCAGCTTCAAGGTCAAGCTGTTCAAGTGCTTCCTCGACGCGGCCGTGAGCGAACAGATTGCCCGGATGGTGGCGATGAAATCGGCCACCGAGAACGCCGACAAGATGATCAAGTCGTTGTCGATGACCTACAACCGTGCCCGGCAGTCGCAGATCACCAGCGATCTGCTCGACGTGCTCGGCGGCGTCGAGGCCCTCAAAGGATAA
- the atpD gene encoding F0F1 ATP synthase subunit beta: MATATQTNVGRITQVIGSTFDAEFGEQRLPAIYNAVQIESDHKGVKMKLTGEVQQHLGGGRVRCVALGNTDGLMRGQECVDTGAPVSVPVGKGCLGRVFNLLGEPIDERGPVVADDRWPIHREAPSVADLSTKTEVFETGIKVIDLLTPFVRGGKAGLFGGAGLGKTVILTELIARIASSYGGFSVFAGVGERTREGTDLWLEMQEAKIGDTGRSVIEQTCMVFGQMNEPPGARLRVALSALTMAEYFRDTTGTDVLLFVDNIFRFSQAGSEVSALLGRMPSAVGYQPTLATEMGALQERIASTNKGAVTSVQAVYVPADDPTDPAPAAAFGQLDAFIYLERSISEKGIYPAVDPLASSSRILDPAYVGDRHYACARRVQQTLQRYRELQDIIAILGVDELSEEDKLVVHRARRMERFLSQPFLVAEVFTGKPGEITPLSETIRSFEEIADGKWDHLPESAFMYVGVIEQAEEQAKKMAAQAKK, encoded by the coding sequence ATGGCCACCGCGACTCAAACCAACGTCGGACGCATTACCCAGGTGATCGGCTCGACCTTCGACGCCGAATTCGGCGAGCAGCGCCTGCCGGCGATCTACAACGCCGTGCAAATCGAGAGCGACCACAAGGGCGTCAAGATGAAGCTGACCGGCGAAGTGCAGCAGCACTTGGGCGGCGGCCGCGTGCGTTGCGTCGCGCTGGGCAACACCGACGGTTTGATGCGCGGCCAGGAGTGCGTCGATACGGGCGCGCCGGTCAGCGTGCCGGTGGGCAAGGGCTGCCTGGGCCGGGTGTTCAATCTGCTGGGCGAACCGATCGACGAGCGCGGCCCGGTCGTGGCCGATGACCGCTGGCCGATTCACCGCGAAGCCCCCTCGGTGGCCGACCTCTCGACCAAGACCGAAGTCTTCGAGACGGGCATCAAGGTGATCGACCTGCTGACGCCGTTCGTCCGCGGCGGCAAGGCCGGCCTGTTCGGCGGTGCCGGGCTGGGCAAGACGGTCATTCTCACCGAGCTGATCGCCCGCATCGCCAGCTCGTACGGCGGCTTTTCGGTGTTCGCCGGCGTCGGCGAACGGACCCGCGAAGGAACCGACCTGTGGCTCGAAATGCAAGAGGCCAAGATCGGCGACACGGGCCGCAGCGTCATCGAACAGACGTGCATGGTTTTCGGCCAAATGAACGAGCCGCCGGGAGCCCGGTTGCGCGTGGCCCTCTCGGCGTTGACCATGGCCGAATACTTCCGCGACACGACCGGCACCGACGTACTGCTGTTCGTCGATAACATTTTCCGCTTCTCGCAGGCCGGGAGCGAGGTGTCGGCGTTGCTGGGCCGGATGCCCTCGGCGGTGGGTTACCAGCCGACCTTGGCCACCGAGATGGGCGCCTTGCAAGAACGCATCGCCTCGACCAACAAGGGCGCCGTCACCTCGGTGCAGGCCGTGTACGTGCCGGCAGACGATCCGACCGATCCCGCGCCGGCAGCCGCGTTCGGCCAGTTGGACGCCTTCATCTACCTGGAACGCTCAATCAGCGAAAAAGGCATCTACCCGGCGGTCGATCCGCTCGCCTCGAGCTCGCGAATTCTCGACCCGGCCTACGTCGGCGACCGGCACTATGCGTGTGCCCGCCGGGTGCAACAAACCTTGCAGCGATATCGCGAATTGCAGGACATCATCGCCATCCTTGGCGTCGACGAATTGAGCGAAGAGGACAAGCTGGTCGTGCACCGCGCCCGCCGCATGGAGCGCTTCCTTTCGCAGCCGTTCCTGGTGGCCGAAGTGTTCACCGGCAAGCCCGGCGAAATCACCCCGCTGTCGGAAACCATCCGCAGCTTCGAGGAAATCGCCGACGGCAAGTGGGATCACCTGCCCGAAAGCGCCTTCATGTACGTCGGTGTCATCGAACAGGCCGAAGAGCAGGCCAAGAAGATGGCGGCCCAGGCCAAGAAATAA